A genome region from Setaria italica strain Yugu1 chromosome III, Setaria_italica_v2.0, whole genome shotgun sequence includes the following:
- the LOC101777981 gene encoding benzyl alcohol O-benzoyltransferase-like, with protein FGENYNVQSQLPSLCSQFGCPLLLIQVTRLLCGGFVFAIRLNHTICDAIGLAQFVSAVAELGRGLPAPTVAPSWSRELLEARNPPRPTFPHREFDAVPPPPPPPPGDMVMRTFTFGPSDISAIRKNLPPNLRDTVTTFEVLTAALWRARTAALELSPDEDVRLVFISNIRGLPELGLPAGYYGNACVPMAVLVTVEALLGGSLGDAVELVREAKATVTAEYARSTADLLVLRGRPYVAMSNLFLVSDNRHAGFQRVDFGWGEPVYAGPAATVFGLSFFVHVGNGGGVGAVAAMITLPLPAIDRFASEVKTLMKG; from the coding sequence TTTGGCGAAAACTACAATGTACAATCCCAACTCCCAAGCCTCTGCTCCCAATTCGGCTGCCCCTTGCTGCTCATCCAGGTGACCCGGCTGCTCTGCGGCGGCTTCGTCTTCGCGATCCGGCTCAACCACACCATCTGCGACGCCATCGGCCTCGCCCAGTTCGTGTCCGCCGTCGCGGAGCTCGGCCGCGGCCTCCCCGCACCAACCGTTGCACCGTCATGGTCCCGCGAGCTCCTAGAGGCACGCAACCCGCCAAGGCCGACGTTCCCTCACCGCGAATTTgacgccgtgccgccgccgccgcctccgccgccgggtgATATGGTCATGCGGACGTTCACCTTTGGCCCGTCCGATATCAGCGCCATCAGGAAGAACCTCCCACCGAACCTCCGGGACACGGTCACGACTTTCGAGGTGCTCACGGCGGCGCTCTGGCGCGCCCGCACGGCCGCGCTGGAGCTCTCGCCGGACGAGGACGTGCGCCTGGTGTTCATCTCCAACATCAGGGGCTTGCCGGAGCTGGGGCTTCCCGCCGGCTATTACGGGAACGCGTGCGTGCCCATGGCGGTGCTGGTCACCGTGGAGGCCCTGCTCGGCGGCTCGCTGGGTGACGCGGTGGAGCTGGTGCGTGAGGCGAAGGCGACAGTGACCGCCGAGTACGCGCGGTCCACGGCCGACCTGCTGGTGCTGCGCGGGCGGCCGTATGTGGCCATGTCGAACCTGTTCCTCGTGTCCGACAACCGGCACGCTGGGTTCCAACGCGTCGACTTCGGGTGGGGCGAGCCGGTGTACGCCggcccggcggcgacggtgttCGGGTTGAGCTTCTTCGTCCACGTCGGgaacggcggcggggtgggc